In a single window of the Coffea eugenioides isolate CCC68of chromosome 3, Ceug_1.0, whole genome shotgun sequence genome:
- the LOC113766958 gene encoding cold and drought-regulated protein CORA-like, translating into MGSKAILLLCLLAAVLMIASEVTARDLAENTNAAEKSTEGLEESKYGGGGGRYGGGGGRYGGGGHCYGGHCGGGGGGGHYGGGGGGCNHGCCGGGGYGGCRCCTYAGEPKDAGYTEPETKPQN; encoded by the exons atgggttCCAAGGCAATTCTCCTCCTATGCCTTTTAGCAGCAGTTCTGATGATTGCCTCAGAGGTGACAGCCAGGGATTTGGCCGAAAATA CCAATGCAGCAGAGAAGAGCACTGAAGGCCTGGAAGAATCCAAGTACGGTGGTGGCGGCGGCCGTTATGGTGGCGGCGGCGGCCGTTATGGTGGTGGCGGCCATTGTTATGGAGGCCattgtggtggtggtggtggtggtggtcattatggtggtggtggtggtggttgtAACCATGGTTGCTGTGGCGGCGGCGGCTATGGAGGCTGCAGATGCTGCACATATGCTGGTGAGCCAAAGGACGCTGGTTACACTGAGCCAGAAACCAAACCGCAAAACTAA
- the LOC113766089 gene encoding uncharacterized protein LOC113766089 yields MSPTLLGNTIARGPTGGDSQNFQKRTYRQANLDQAEPSSNLFEVISYGPNVPVPVASNSHETLSLKLIKEQLIPVRTPLVGFEEHVVHPEGMVTLTVTVGHHPCCRTILVNFVMVKAGSPYNLIMGRPTLNVFRAVYSTYHLSFKFSIPAGIAEQIEKPKRVETRDKVEDIPLDLSNPDQTVRVDIHLPDSLRRQMVDLLKEHRDIFVWATDEIQGVPHHFMVYELNINPQARSVEQKKRHFGPERSKAVGEEVDKLLPAKMIREVQYLT; encoded by the exons ATGAGCCCAACATTATTGGGCAACACCATTGCCAGAGGTCCGACGGGAGGAGACAGTCAAAACTTCCAGAAGAGGACTTACAGACAGGCTAACCTTGACCAGGCCGAGCCGAGCTCTAACTTATTCGAGGTGATATCTTATGGCCCCAATGTCCCCGTCCCCGTTGCTTCTAACAGCCATGAAACTCTG AGCCTGAAACTGATCAAGGAGCAGCTCATCCCCGTGAGAACTCCCCTGGTAGGGTTCGAGGAACATGTAGTGCACCCTGAAGGGATGGTTACATTAACGGTGACTGTGGGACATCACCCCTGCTGTCGTACCATTCTCGTCAACTTTGTTATGGTCAAAGCCGGCTCTCCATACAACCTAATCATGGGCCGACCCACGCTTAATGTTTTTCGTGCAGTATACTCCACGTATCatttaagtttcaaattttcaatCCCGGCAGGCATTGCCGAG CAAATCGAGAAGCCGAAAAGGGTAGAAACCAGAGATAAAGTGGAGGATATACCCCTAGACCTCTCAAATCCTGATCAGACGGTTCGCGTCGACATTCATTTGCCCGACTCACTTAGGAGACAAATGGTGGACCTCCTCAAGGAGCATCGAGATATTTTTGTTTGGGCTACTGATGAGATCCAAGGTGTGCCGCATCACTTCATGGTATACGAGTTGAATATCAATCCTCAAGCACGCTCTGTCGAACAAAAGAAAAGACACTTCGGCCCAGAGCGCAGCAAAGCAGTAGGTGAAGAGGTGGATAAACTCTTGCCTGCGAAGATGATCAGGGAGGTGCAGTACCTGACCTGA